Proteins co-encoded in one Desulfitobacterium hafniense DCB-2 genomic window:
- the fdhE gene encoding formate dehydrogenase accessory protein FdhE: MIRSAAGPGAGLGLGAGGRLSLGGNVVRKNILTTEQEEQHLVAVKDNYLKLQGEIKLWQQEHASSLAADFRLEPASPRFTLDNLPEESIIDLWQRLNQVADEPQEKADLRTLLEQFKQGESLDNAAAARLQLALAGVAQMLCQHLVPKPGEDNQPFGTCPVCGEKHFMTLLAPPVGKRYQQCLVCGYQRPVDASGCACCGSMDAKKQTYLKSEQYPGLEVAVCSDCGSYFKQVDLRKLSVDDLVWEDIRTMPLNYAAEKWLAGQHGWN, encoded by the coding sequence ATGATCCGGTCTGCTGCCGGCCCGGGTGCCGGTTTGGGCTTAGGGGCTGGCGGCAGACTTTCTTTAGGAGGAAACGTTGTGCGGAAAAATATTCTGACCACTGAACAAGAAGAACAGCATTTGGTTGCAGTAAAAGATAACTATCTGAAGCTGCAGGGGGAAATAAAGCTTTGGCAGCAGGAGCACGCTTCCAGCCTGGCGGCTGATTTCCGGCTTGAACCTGCTTCCCCGCGGTTTACTTTGGATAATTTGCCTGAAGAAAGCATTATTGATTTGTGGCAAAGACTCAATCAAGTTGCCGATGAACCACAGGAAAAAGCTGATTTGCGCACCCTCCTGGAACAATTTAAGCAGGGCGAGTCTCTGGATAATGCAGCTGCTGCCCGATTGCAACTGGCTCTGGCCGGTGTTGCCCAGATGCTCTGCCAACACTTGGTTCCCAAACCCGGGGAAGATAATCAACCCTTTGGGACTTGCCCGGTCTGCGGAGAGAAACATTTTATGACCCTTTTGGCTCCGCCGGTCGGCAAACGCTACCAGCAATGCCTGGTCTGTGGTTATCAGCGACCTGTCGATGCCTCCGGCTGCGCTTGTTGCGGCAGCATGGATGCCAAAAAACAAACCTACCTTAAATCTGAACAGTATCCTGGGCTGGAAGTAGCAGTCTGTTCTGACTGTGGCTCCTATTTCAAACAGGTGGATCTGAGAAAATTAAGTGTCGACGATCTGGTCTGGGAGGATATACGGACTATGCCTCTCAACTATGCTGCCGAAAAATGGCTGGCCGGGCAACATGGTTGGAATTAG
- a CDS encoding formate dehydrogenase subunit gamma yields MAQNSKQVPEGKVLRFTDGERFSHWVHAVSFLILLFTGLAVLSVTFRPAMAIVGGIDNARMIHRVAALFFAVAVGMKFFIGDTKHHWGWIRSVFTWTKADVMHVKAFAVEFFGGHGNYPPQAKFNGGEKINSLFTIFGSIFITISGLIMWFPQYFPIGLVRIAYPVHDLSMIFMTTALIGHLYLALIHPESRAALPGMLKGYVSKGFAKSHHGAWYEEIEKQEKAGK; encoded by the coding sequence ATGGCGCAAAACTCCAAACAAGTCCCGGAAGGAAAAGTTCTGAGATTTACAGATGGGGAACGATTCAGTCACTGGGTTCATGCAGTTTCCTTTTTAATTCTTCTCTTTACGGGTTTAGCCGTTTTGTCGGTCACCTTCCGGCCGGCTATGGCCATCGTCGGAGGAATTGACAACGCCCGCATGATTCACCGGGTTGCGGCCCTCTTCTTCGCCGTTGCTGTCGGCATGAAGTTCTTTATCGGTGACACCAAGCATCACTGGGGGTGGATTCGTTCTGTCTTTACCTGGACGAAGGCCGATGTGATGCATGTCAAAGCCTTTGCCGTGGAATTCTTCGGCGGGCATGGCAATTACCCTCCCCAGGCAAAATTTAACGGAGGGGAAAAAATCAACTCCCTCTTCACCATTTTTGGCTCTATCTTTATCACCATCAGCGGGTTGATCATGTGGTTTCCCCAGTACTTCCCCATAGGCTTAGTGCGCATAGCCTATCCTGTTCACGACCTATCCATGATTTTCATGACCACCGCTCTGATCGGGCATCTCTACCTGGCCCTGATCCATCCCGAATCACGGGCTGCTCTGCCGGGCATGCTTAAGGGTTATGTATCCAAAGGCTTTGCTAAGTCCCATCATGGCGCCTGGTATGAGGAGATTGAAAAGCAGGAAAAGGCGGGGAAATAG
- a CDS encoding 4Fe-4S dicluster domain-containing protein has protein sequence MSKKMILVDTSKCTGCKACSAACKEWNELPAVKTSLVKSYQSTKDLDPNTYTYIAFDEKYENNTMLWMMRKAQCFHCADAACLKACSSEAISKTETGFTIIDEDKCIGCGYCVTNCPFDIPRIDQTTQKATKCTGCWERVENGLEPACVAICQPGTLTFGDDAEMMQKAEQRLSELKQRYPKANLYGKDVVGGTLYKYILLDTPESYGLPANPTVPFTLTLWKDIARPLGAIACGGAAAAVLVGTLVNVAKGNYSKDHFVEDDHQGKGGSL, from the coding sequence ATGAGTAAAAAAATGATTCTCGTGGACACCTCTAAATGTACCGGCTGCAAGGCCTGTTCCGCAGCCTGCAAGGAATGGAATGAGTTACCGGCTGTTAAGACATCATTGGTCAAAAGTTATCAGTCGACCAAAGATTTGGATCCTAACACCTACACTTATATTGCCTTCGATGAAAAGTACGAAAACAATACCATGCTTTGGATGATGCGGAAAGCTCAATGCTTTCATTGCGCCGATGCTGCCTGCTTAAAGGCCTGCTCCTCTGAGGCTATATCCAAAACGGAGACCGGATTTACGATCATTGATGAGGACAAATGCATCGGCTGCGGATACTGCGTGACCAACTGCCCCTTTGATATTCCCAGGATTGATCAGACAACCCAAAAGGCCACCAAGTGCACCGGCTGCTGGGAACGGGTGGAGAATGGCCTTGAGCCCGCTTGTGTCGCCATTTGCCAGCCGGGAACCCTGACCTTTGGGGATGATGCCGAAATGATGCAAAAGGCTGAACAGCGCTTGTCTGAGCTGAAGCAGAGATATCCCAAGGCCAATCTCTATGGCAAGGATGTGGTAGGGGGAACACTTTATAAGTATATCCTCCTGGATACTCCGGAATCCTATGGTTTGCCGGCCAATCCCACGGTTCCCTTTACCCTGACCCTTTGGAAGGATATCGCCCGCCCGCTGGGTGCGATTGCTTGCGGTGGCGCGGCGGCAGCAGTTCTTGTTGGAACTTTGGTCAATGTGGCTAAAGGAAATTACAGCAAGGATCATTTTGTTGAAGATGACCACCAGGGGAAAGGAGGGTCACTGTAA
- the fdnG gene encoding formate dehydrogenase-N subunit alpha has product MEVTRRGFLKLSGASLFALASGLGFDPQIAQAQGFSLRIEGTTKIPSICHFCSGGCGLLLHIKDEKLVYLDGDPDNPVNSGALCPKGASLGHVANAKDRVTKPRYRAPGSSDWQDISWDEAINKIASKIKEVRDTTWMATEEIGGTAYNVNRADGIAVLGSAEVDNEESYLIKKLSELIGTPYNEHQARIUHAPTVASLSPSFGRGAMTNSWTDMQNTKCFLIAGSNCAENHPIAMRWINKAKENGAKVIVVDPRFTRTASQADIFAQVRPGADIAYLNAIINYILENKLYDQDYVLNHTNGLYKISKDFKFADGLFSGFDPETKKYNFDSWAYQLDAENKPVKAESLDDPDCVFGKLKEHFSRYTLEVGADISGIPAEKIKEIADTFCNTRPGSILYALGMTQHTTGVQGIRSYAIIQLLLGNVGKAGSGIQALRGEPNVQGSTDMANLFNNLPGYLPAPVHTDKDLRSYLVRSGSAFERHIISQLKAWFGENATKENDYCFNYLPKYNSGKNYSMVKLWEAANSGQFKMLLNFGSNSMVSIPNRQIVREGLAKLDMLVIADVYEVETAQFWREKDPTTGELLVNPAKINTEVILLPAAFVYEKGGTLSNSGRWIQWKDAALKPPGEAKPDLDILDHIYHKLKELYAGSTDPKDEPILKARWDYGHEPDPLKVLQEISGYDETTGKVLPTLADYLKAPIGSASSGCWIYAGVTGNGNLAARRDNSDPSGLGLYRNWSFSWPGNIRILYNRGSCDMNGQPLDENRKLIWWDAAKNSWEGNDGADVPDKTKGPDTPEGKQVFRMNPEGVGRLFTAKYFSGIPATPAADGLPHIGVRPAGQCNDGPLPEFYEPVESPTVNSLHPDVSSNPTVPIPNFLPGVTNHGSKEDFPYVLTTYALVEHFCAGGITRNIPMLNELMPQPFAEISKNLAQKIGVKEGDMVEVSSARGKVQVVALVTDRIQTLKINGQDSETIGMPWSWGFASLSPGPTTNNLTISAIDPTAGTPEYKCCLVNIRRA; this is encoded by the coding sequence ATGGAAGTAACTCGTCGTGGGTTCCTTAAGCTTTCTGGGGCATCCCTGTTTGCTTTGGCTTCCGGTCTTGGCTTTGATCCACAGATCGCCCAAGCCCAGGGATTTAGTCTTAGAATTGAAGGAACAACTAAGATTCCTAGCATTTGCCATTTCTGTTCCGGCGGGTGCGGTTTGCTGCTTCATATTAAAGACGAAAAACTCGTTTATCTGGATGGAGACCCGGATAATCCGGTGAATTCCGGTGCCTTGTGTCCGAAAGGGGCCAGTTTGGGTCATGTGGCCAATGCCAAGGACCGTGTCACAAAGCCCAGATACAGAGCTCCCGGGTCCAGCGATTGGCAGGATATTTCCTGGGATGAAGCGATTAATAAGATCGCCTCAAAGATCAAGGAAGTTCGTGACACAACCTGGATGGCTACGGAAGAAATTGGTGGTACAGCCTACAATGTAAACCGCGCTGATGGCATTGCCGTTCTCGGTTCAGCCGAAGTGGATAATGAAGAATCCTACCTGATCAAGAAACTGTCCGAGCTCATCGGAACACCTTATAACGAACACCAGGCCCGGATATGACACGCTCCCACGGTGGCAAGTTTGTCACCTTCATTTGGCCGCGGAGCTATGACCAATTCCTGGACGGATATGCAAAACACGAAATGCTTCCTGATTGCGGGCAGCAACTGTGCGGAGAATCATCCCATAGCTATGCGTTGGATCAATAAAGCCAAAGAAAACGGCGCCAAGGTGATCGTGGTGGATCCGCGGTTTACCCGTACCGCCTCCCAAGCAGATATCTTTGCCCAGGTTCGTCCCGGTGCGGATATTGCTTATTTAAATGCAATCATCAATTATATCTTAGAGAACAAACTCTATGATCAAGACTATGTACTCAACCATACCAATGGGCTGTACAAGATCAGTAAAGACTTTAAATTTGCCGATGGACTGTTTTCCGGATTTGATCCCGAGACCAAAAAGTATAATTTTGACAGCTGGGCTTATCAGCTTGATGCCGAAAACAAACCGGTGAAAGCGGAAAGTCTGGATGATCCTGATTGCGTATTTGGCAAGCTTAAAGAGCATTTCTCCCGTTACACTCTGGAAGTAGGGGCCGATATCAGCGGTATACCTGCTGAAAAAATTAAAGAAATTGCTGATACCTTCTGCAATACCAGACCAGGCAGCATTCTTTATGCACTGGGCATGACCCAACACACCACCGGCGTTCAGGGAATCCGCAGTTACGCGATCATCCAGCTGCTTTTGGGCAACGTAGGTAAAGCAGGCAGCGGCATCCAAGCCTTGCGTGGTGAGCCCAATGTTCAAGGCTCCACCGATATGGCCAATCTCTTTAATAACCTGCCGGGTTACTTGCCGGCCCCGGTTCATACGGATAAGGATCTGCGCAGTTATCTGGTGCGCAGCGGCTCGGCTTTTGAAAGGCATATTATCTCTCAGCTCAAAGCTTGGTTTGGCGAAAATGCCACCAAAGAAAATGATTATTGCTTTAATTACCTGCCTAAGTACAACTCAGGCAAGAACTACAGCATGGTAAAACTTTGGGAAGCTGCCAATAGCGGACAATTCAAAATGCTGCTTAATTTTGGCTCGAATTCCATGGTATCCATCCCTAACCGGCAAATCGTCCGTGAAGGCTTGGCAAAGCTGGATATGCTGGTCATCGCGGATGTTTATGAGGTTGAAACTGCCCAATTCTGGCGTGAAAAGGATCCGACCACAGGCGAGCTCCTGGTCAATCCGGCCAAAATCAACACAGAAGTCATCCTGCTTCCCGCAGCTTTCGTCTATGAAAAAGGGGGCACGCTATCCAACTCCGGCCGCTGGATTCAGTGGAAGGATGCTGCTCTGAAGCCGCCAGGGGAAGCTAAGCCTGACCTGGATATTCTGGATCATATCTACCATAAACTTAAAGAACTTTATGCCGGCAGTACCGATCCTAAGGATGAACCCATTCTCAAGGCCCGGTGGGACTATGGTCATGAACCGGATCCGCTGAAAGTTCTCCAGGAGATCAGTGGTTATGATGAAACAACTGGTAAAGTGCTGCCTACCCTGGCTGATTATTTAAAAGCTCCTATCGGCTCAGCTTCGTCAGGCTGTTGGATTTATGCCGGTGTTACAGGCAATGGCAACCTGGCTGCCCGCCGGGACAACAGTGATCCCTCGGGGCTTGGTCTATACCGCAATTGGAGCTTCTCCTGGCCGGGTAACATCCGCATCCTTTATAATCGCGGCTCCTGTGATATGAACGGTCAGCCTCTGGATGAGAACCGCAAGCTGATTTGGTGGGATGCGGCCAAGAATTCCTGGGAAGGCAATGACGGTGCCGATGTGCCGGACAAAACCAAAGGCCCGGATACCCCGGAAGGGAAACAGGTTTTCCGCATGAATCCTGAAGGAGTAGGCCGCTTATTCACTGCGAAATATTTCAGTGGAATTCCTGCCACACCTGCAGCAGATGGCTTGCCCCATATTGGCGTTAGACCGGCCGGTCAATGTAATGACGGTCCTTTGCCGGAGTTTTATGAGCCGGTGGAAAGTCCGACGGTCAATAGTCTGCATCCGGATGTAAGCTCTAATCCTACCGTGCCCATCCCGAACTTCCTGCCTGGTGTTACGAACCATGGCAGCAAGGAAGATTTCCCTTATGTACTAACGACCTATGCCTTAGTTGAGCATTTCTGCGCCGGCGGGATCACGAGAAATATCCCCATGCTCAATGAGCTGATGCCTCAGCCCTTTGCCGAGATCAGCAAAAATCTGGCCCAAAAGATCGGAGTCAAAGAAGGGGACATGGTAGAAGTATCTTCTGCCCGTGGCAAAGTTCAAGTAGTCGCCCTGGTAACGGACAGAATTCAGACCTTAAAGATCAACGGTCAGGATTCCGAAACCATTGGTATGCCTTGGAGTTGGGGCTTCGCATCCCTAAGTCCCGGACCGACGACCAACAACCTGACCATCAGCGCCATCGATCCCACTGCAGGCACCCCGGAATATAAATGCTGCCTGGTCAACATAAGGAGGGCGTAG
- a CDS encoding DUF4342 domain-containing protein yields the protein MSEEMWTELEKVDILCDRLNLSYEEARRALLRSNGDVIQALADCEREKALENGMVGKMWSGTKNRFNKLWQTQVKLKHNDHTVFSISAPLGLAIGYMVWRRPALRVLGLAGAAMAAMQNYELELESMMDDHEFEPYYHASYPMSYHENEIGLQ from the coding sequence ATGAGCGAAGAGATGTGGACGGAACTGGAGAAAGTTGATATTCTGTGCGACCGCTTAAATCTAAGCTATGAAGAAGCCCGCCGTGCCTTGCTAAGGTCCAACGGGGATGTGATTCAAGCGTTGGCGGATTGCGAAAGAGAGAAAGCCCTTGAAAATGGGATGGTGGGAAAGATGTGGAGCGGCACCAAGAATCGTTTCAACAAGCTTTGGCAAACCCAGGTTAAACTCAAGCACAATGACCATACCGTATTCAGTATCTCTGCTCCCCTTGGCCTTGCCATAGGCTATATGGTGTGGAGACGGCCTGCTCTGCGGGTGCTCGGCTTGGCGGGAGCAGCCATGGCAGCTATGCAGAATTATGAACTGGAACTGGAGTCCATGATGGATGATCATGAGTTTGAACCCTATTATCATGCATCTTACCCCATGAGCTATCATGAAAATGAAATAGGACTTCAATAG
- the recO gene encoding DNA repair protein RecO, producing MGVYHADALVIRSREYGESDRLLTLFSREYGKIQAVAKGVRKPKSRQRAGAQLFTYAEYLLHKGKSLDTVNQVSPRESFPHLWTDLDMSMAATAMAELLDLATLPGQPHPELFTLTFSSLFLVESCDPALVQCTYALKLMNYLGYRPRLVECAECGQRVQGERLLFSPDAGGVVCRQCQTQGSSPAVGRWVSGGSLGLMRQLLQGELEKLNRLRWNQWSKKEILEVSQYFCEQTLDKSLRSWSMGNRLVNVGQNPSGKDDLNERRDVDGTGES from the coding sequence GTGGGAGTTTACCACGCCGATGCTTTGGTGATTCGAAGCCGGGAGTATGGAGAATCAGACCGTTTGCTCACTTTATTTTCAAGAGAATACGGGAAAATCCAAGCTGTTGCCAAAGGGGTGCGTAAACCGAAAAGCCGTCAAAGAGCAGGAGCCCAGCTGTTTACCTATGCAGAATACCTATTACATAAAGGTAAGTCACTGGATACTGTCAACCAGGTCAGCCCCAGGGAGAGCTTTCCCCATTTATGGACGGACTTAGATATGAGCATGGCGGCTACGGCAATGGCAGAGCTTCTTGATCTGGCAACTCTTCCCGGACAACCTCATCCGGAACTGTTTACCCTCACCTTTTCCAGTTTATTTCTCGTGGAAAGCTGTGATCCGGCTTTGGTTCAGTGTACCTACGCTTTGAAGCTGATGAATTATCTCGGCTATCGCCCGCGTTTAGTGGAATGTGCCGAGTGCGGGCAAAGAGTTCAAGGGGAGCGGTTATTATTCAGCCCGGACGCCGGTGGGGTAGTTTGCCGCCAATGTCAAACTCAGGGAAGTTCTCCCGCCGTCGGGAGATGGGTCAGTGGGGGAAGCCTAGGGCTAATGCGCCAGCTTCTTCAAGGAGAGCTGGAAAAATTGAACCGGCTGCGCTGGAACCAATGGAGCAAAAAAGAGATCCTTGAGGTTTCACAGTATTTTTGCGAACAAACCTTAGATAAATCCTTAAGATCTTGGAGTATGGGGAACCGCTTGGTCAACGTGGGACAAAACCCAAGCGGAAAGGATGATTTAAATGAGCGAAGAGATGTGGACGGAACTGGAGAAAGTTGA
- the deoC gene encoding deoxyribose-phosphate aldolase, translating to MRTMNLAGMIDHTLLKPEATEKDIVNLCHEAKQHKFATVCINPAYICTAAKLLHGSGVGVATVIGFPLGATMTEIKVQEIFAAKAHGAREVDIVINIGWAKSGNWEAVAKDITRAVEAAHCCGVTIKVIIETSLLTEEEKQKAAEIVKASGADYIKTSTGFAGGGATVEDVRNLKAWVGQSVKVKASGGIRSRETALQMVEAGADRLGTSSGVQIITV from the coding sequence ATGAGAACAATGAACTTAGCAGGCATGATCGATCATACACTTCTCAAACCGGAGGCTACAGAAAAAGATATTGTGAATCTATGCCATGAAGCCAAGCAGCACAAATTTGCCACAGTCTGTATTAATCCGGCCTATATCTGCACTGCCGCCAAGCTTTTACACGGCAGCGGTGTGGGAGTAGCCACAGTCATCGGCTTTCCTTTGGGAGCGACCATGACGGAGATTAAAGTTCAGGAAATTTTCGCCGCTAAAGCACATGGTGCCCGGGAAGTGGATATCGTGATCAATATAGGCTGGGCGAAATCGGGCAATTGGGAAGCTGTGGCGAAAGATATAACACGGGCTGTGGAAGCGGCTCATTGCTGTGGTGTCACGATCAAGGTCATCATTGAGACCTCTTTGCTTACTGAAGAGGAGAAGCAAAAGGCGGCAGAGATCGTCAAGGCATCGGGAGCGGACTATATCAAAACGTCCACAGGCTTTGCCGGCGGCGGAGCTACAGTGGAAGATGTACGCAATCTGAAAGCCTGGGTGGGTCAATCCGTCAAAGTGAAGGCTTCGGGAGGAATACGTTCCCGTGAGACCGCGTTACAGATGGTGGAGGCCGGAGCTGATCGCCTGGGAACGAGTTCCGGCGTGCAAATAATCACGGTATAA
- the era gene encoding GTPase Era → MHGSEPNRDFRSGFVTVVGRPNAGKSTLLNQLLGQKILIMSDKPQTTRNKIHCILTEERGQVVFLDTPGIHKPKHKLGEFMVDSALESLREVDLILYMVDTTAEFGAGEEYILENLKHVKTPCILLLNKIDLIEKDKLLKLIKDYSALKDFLAILPISAKTGENKDELLKLIFKEMPQGPMYYPEDEVTDQPERFIMAELVREKVLQLTRDEVPHSIAVVVESVEEKKTLIKVRALIVVERDSQKGIIIGHGGSLLKEIGRLARQDIETLLGSKVFLELFVKVEKDWRNRGRSLREFGYSDRS, encoded by the coding sequence TTGCACGGTTCTGAACCTAATAGAGATTTTCGCTCGGGATTTGTCACAGTGGTTGGCCGTCCTAATGCCGGAAAATCTACATTACTTAACCAACTTTTAGGGCAAAAGATTTTAATCATGTCCGATAAACCTCAGACCACCCGGAATAAGATTCATTGTATACTGACCGAGGAAAGAGGGCAGGTCGTTTTTCTGGATACGCCGGGAATTCATAAGCCTAAGCACAAGCTGGGCGAGTTTATGGTGGATTCGGCTTTGGAATCCCTTCGGGAAGTGGATCTTATCCTGTATATGGTGGATACGACCGCTGAGTTTGGTGCCGGCGAGGAATACATATTAGAAAATCTCAAGCACGTAAAGACTCCCTGTATTCTTCTGCTGAATAAAATTGATCTTATTGAAAAAGATAAATTATTAAAGCTTATTAAGGACTACTCTGCTTTGAAAGATTTTCTGGCGATTCTTCCTATTTCAGCTAAAACCGGAGAGAATAAGGATGAACTGCTGAAGCTGATTTTCAAAGAAATGCCTCAAGGGCCTATGTATTATCCTGAGGATGAAGTCACGGATCAGCCGGAACGCTTTATTATGGCAGAGCTGGTGAGAGAAAAGGTGCTTCAGCTTACCCGGGACGAAGTTCCTCATTCTATTGCCGTCGTTGTGGAGAGTGTGGAAGAAAAGAAAACCCTGATCAAGGTCCGCGCCCTGATTGTAGTGGAACGGGATTCCCAAAAAGGCATTATCATCGGTCATGGGGGAAGTCTCCTCAAAGAAATCGGTCGTTTGGCCCGCCAGGATATTGAGACCCTGTTGGGCAGCAAGGTCTTTCTGGAGCTCTTTGTCAAGGTTGAGAAAGATTGGCGCAATCGGGGAAGGAGTCTCCGGGAATTCGGATATTCGGATCGGAGTTAG
- a CDS encoding diacylglycerol kinase family protein, with protein MGQYHKKPSNWESFGDAFQGILYNCKTQRHFRFHLCTAALVLLIAAWLGLERWEWVILLLTIGSVMAAEAFNTAVELAVDLAEPNFNPQAGLAKDVAAGAVLITAIIAVAVGVVIFGPRLAGLLGLS; from the coding sequence ATGGGACAATATCATAAAAAACCTTCCAACTGGGAAAGCTTTGGCGATGCTTTTCAGGGAATTCTCTATAACTGCAAAACCCAGAGACATTTTCGCTTCCACTTATGCACCGCCGCATTAGTTCTGCTCATTGCTGCTTGGCTGGGACTGGAGCGCTGGGAATGGGTGATTTTGCTGCTGACCATCGGCAGTGTCATGGCAGCAGAAGCTTTTAATACGGCGGTGGAGCTTGCCGTAGATTTAGCTGAACCAAACTTCAACCCACAGGCCGGCCTAGCCAAAGACGTAGCGGCCGGGGCGGTTTTGATCACGGCGATTATAGCGGTTGCTGTCGGGGTCGTGATTTTTGGGCCTCGTTTAGCCGGCCTGCTTGGGCTGAGTTGA
- the ybeY gene encoding rRNA maturation RNase YbeY yields MYLDINWEEDSIPENERGSLTGLLEQGIAKAVHLSAESEEAEVSLTLVDDARIHELNRDYRGVDRPTDVLSFALQEERSDEPDILDYEDHLLGDIIISVERARAQAIDYGHSFERELVYLAVHGTLHLLGYDHMEEEDKEEMRRQEEAVMSQIGLLR; encoded by the coding sequence ATGTATTTGGATATTAATTGGGAAGAAGACTCCATTCCTGAAAATGAGCGTGGATCACTTACAGGGCTTTTAGAGCAGGGAATTGCCAAGGCCGTCCATTTATCCGCGGAGTCCGAGGAGGCTGAGGTCAGCCTGACCTTAGTGGATGATGCCAGAATCCATGAACTGAATCGAGATTATCGTGGCGTGGATCGGCCAACCGATGTGTTGTCCTTTGCCCTGCAGGAGGAAAGGTCGGATGAACCGGACATCCTGGATTACGAGGACCATCTGCTTGGTGATATAATTATTTCAGTGGAGCGGGCCAGAGCTCAGGCTATTGATTATGGACACTCCTTTGAACGGGAACTGGTCTATTTAGCGGTCCATGGAACTCTCCACCTTCTGGGCTATGATCATATGGAAGAAGAGGATAAAGAGGAAATGCGCCGGCAAGAAGAAGCAGTAATGAGTCAAATCGGTCTTTTGCGTTAA